A section of the Saccharopolyspora gregorii genome encodes:
- a CDS encoding glycosyltransferase — MRILIWHVHGAWTTSFVQGDHTYLVPVTPRRDADGRGRARTYRWPERAVEVAPEQLRTAEVDVVVLQRPRDLELTERWLGRKPGVDVPAVYVEHDTPRGAPVDSAHPVAGRADIPLVHVTHFNSVFWNNGRAPTTVIEHGVVDPGPRYTGEEPRAGVVVNDPVRRARITGADLLPRFAAAAPLDVFGMRVTELPGHLGLDPERVRAHEDPPQREMHRALARRRLYLHPYRWTSLGLALVEAMHLGMPVVALATTEAVEAVPADAGVLSTDPGALVVAVRALLADADLAREMGGAARRAALRRYPLSRFLADWDVLLKEVTA, encoded by the coding sequence GTGCGAATCCTGATCTGGCACGTGCACGGCGCGTGGACCACGTCGTTCGTGCAGGGCGACCACACCTACCTGGTGCCGGTGACGCCGCGGCGGGACGCCGACGGCCGCGGCCGCGCGCGGACCTACCGGTGGCCGGAGCGGGCCGTCGAGGTCGCCCCGGAGCAGCTGCGCACCGCCGAGGTCGACGTGGTGGTGCTGCAACGGCCCCGCGACCTGGAGCTCACCGAGCGGTGGCTCGGGCGCAAGCCCGGCGTGGACGTCCCGGCGGTGTACGTGGAGCACGACACCCCGCGCGGCGCCCCCGTCGACTCCGCGCACCCGGTGGCCGGGCGCGCGGACATCCCGCTCGTGCACGTCACCCACTTCAACTCGGTGTTCTGGAACAACGGCCGCGCACCCACCACCGTCATCGAGCACGGCGTCGTCGACCCCGGACCCCGCTACACCGGCGAGGAACCGCGGGCGGGCGTCGTCGTCAACGACCCGGTGCGGCGGGCCCGGATCACCGGGGCCGACCTGCTGCCGCGGTTCGCGGCGGCCGCACCGCTCGACGTGTTCGGCATGCGCGTCACCGAGCTCCCCGGACACCTGGGCCTGGACCCGGAGCGCGTGCGCGCGCACGAGGACCCGCCGCAGCGGGAGATGCACCGCGCGCTGGCCCGCCGCCGCCTCTACCTGCACCCGTACCGGTGGACGTCGCTCGGGCTGGCGCTGGTCGAAGCGATGCACCTCGGCATGCCGGTCGTCGCGCTGGCCACCACCGAGGCGGTCGAGGCGGTCCCGGCCGACGCCGGGGTGCTGTCCACCGATCCGGGGGCGCTCGTGGTCGCGGTGCGGGCGTTGCTCGCGGACGCGGACCTGGCGCGCGAGATGGGCGGGGCCGCCCGCCGCGCGGCGCTCCGCCGCTACCCGCTCAGCCGGTTCCTGGCCGACTGGGACGTGCTCCTCAAGGAGGTGACGGCATGA
- a CDS encoding glycosyltransferase: MRFDLVSEHASPLAALGGADAGGQNVQVAALAAELGRRGHEVVVHTRRDSPELPPNVRAAAGVTVAHVDAGPPRPLPKDELLPHMAEFGDRLAARWAVRPPDLVHAHFWMSGVAAHRGAAGLDVPVLQTFHALGRVKRAHQGAEDTSPPEREAVEARLARDADLVLATCSDEVRELVAMGAPRHRLRVVPCGIDLDVFAPGPRPERGGRPRVLSIGRLVERKGVDTAIRALAEIPDAELVVVGGPGAAEWDADPEVARLRDVAARHGVRDRVRFAGQVPHDETPDWYRSADVVVSVPWYEPFGTVPLEAMACGTPIVVTSVGGHLDTVVQDGTGLFVPPRDHHGLARELRSLLADRGRRDRLGAAGAARVRERYGWAGLADEVETAYRGAVRRRTPLPARTGGAR; the protein is encoded by the coding sequence ATGAGGTTCGACCTGGTCTCCGAGCACGCGAGCCCGCTGGCCGCGCTCGGCGGCGCCGACGCGGGCGGGCAGAACGTGCAGGTGGCGGCGCTCGCCGCGGAACTGGGGCGCCGCGGCCACGAGGTCGTGGTGCACACCAGGCGGGACTCCCCGGAGCTGCCGCCGAACGTGCGCGCCGCCGCCGGGGTGACCGTCGCGCACGTGGACGCCGGCCCGCCCCGCCCGCTGCCGAAGGACGAACTCCTGCCGCACATGGCCGAGTTCGGCGACCGTCTCGCCGCCCGCTGGGCGGTGCGGCCACCGGACCTGGTGCACGCGCACTTCTGGATGAGCGGGGTGGCGGCGCACCGCGGTGCCGCCGGGCTCGACGTCCCGGTGCTGCAGACCTTCCACGCGCTGGGCCGGGTCAAGCGCGCCCACCAGGGTGCCGAGGACACCAGCCCCCCGGAGCGGGAGGCCGTCGAGGCCCGGCTCGCCCGGGACGCGGACCTGGTGCTGGCGACCTGCTCGGACGAGGTCCGCGAGCTGGTGGCGATGGGCGCACCGCGGCACCGCCTGCGGGTGGTGCCCTGCGGCATCGACCTGGACGTGTTCGCCCCCGGCCCGCGGCCGGAGCGCGGCGGACGCCCCCGCGTCCTCAGCATCGGCCGCCTGGTGGAGCGCAAGGGCGTGGACACCGCGATCCGCGCGCTCGCCGAGATCCCCGACGCCGAGCTCGTCGTCGTCGGCGGGCCGGGCGCCGCCGAGTGGGACGCCGACCCGGAGGTGGCGCGGCTGCGCGACGTCGCCGCGCGGCACGGGGTGCGCGACCGGGTCCGCTTCGCCGGTCAGGTGCCGCACGACGAGACGCCGGACTGGTACCGCTCGGCGGACGTGGTGGTGAGCGTCCCCTGGTACGAGCCGTTCGGGACGGTGCCGCTGGAGGCGATGGCCTGCGGCACGCCGATCGTGGTCACCTCGGTCGGCGGGCACCTGGACACCGTGGTGCAGGACGGCACCGGCCTGTTCGTCCCACCGCGCGACCACCACGGGCTGGCGCGCGAGCTGCGGTCCCTGCTCGCCGACCGGGGTCGCCGGGACCGGCTCGGCGCGGCCGGTGCGGCGCGGGTCCGGGAACGCTACGGCTGGGCGGGCCTCGCCGACGAGGTGGAGACCGCCTATCGGGGAGCGGTGCGCCGCCGGACGCCGCTGCCCGCGCGGACGGGAGGCGCGCGATGA
- a CDS encoding D-sedoheptulose-7-phosphate isomerase yields MIERHFADLADAAARTSASAATIEQWGRRLADVLGSGGRLLACGNGGSAAEAQHLTGEFVGRFLHDRRPYSAISLHAETSALTAVLNDYGEQEMFARGVRAHGRRGDVLIALSTSGRSQNVLAAVKSAHEIGMTTWALTGPAPNTLAAICDGAVAVESPSTATVQELHLALVHALCSVFDEVTGVTAGGGR; encoded by the coding sequence ATGATCGAACGGCACTTCGCGGACCTGGCCGACGCCGCTGCGCGCACCAGCGCCTCGGCGGCCACGATCGAGCAGTGGGGGCGGCGGCTCGCCGACGTCCTCGGCTCCGGCGGCAGGCTGCTCGCCTGCGGGAACGGGGGCAGCGCCGCCGAGGCCCAGCACCTCACCGGCGAGTTCGTGGGCCGGTTCCTGCACGACCGCAGGCCGTACTCGGCGATCTCGCTGCACGCCGAGACCTCCGCGCTCACCGCCGTGCTCAACGACTACGGCGAGCAGGAGATGTTCGCCCGCGGGGTCCGGGCGCACGGCCGCCGCGGTGACGTGCTCATCGCGCTGTCCACCAGCGGCCGCAGCCAGAACGTGCTGGCCGCGGTCAAGAGCGCGCACGAGATCGGCATGACCACCTGGGCGTTGACCGGGCCCGCGCCGAACACGCTCGCCGCGATCTGCGACGGGGCCGTGGCGGTGGAGTCGCCGAGCACCGCCACCGTGCAGGAGCTGCACCTGGCCCTGGTCCACGCGCTGTGCTCGGTGTTCGACGAGGTGACCGGGGTGACCGCGGGAGGAGGGCGTTGA